The following nucleotide sequence is from Candidatus Aenigmatarchaeota archaeon.
CCCACAAGAAGACCAGTGATTACTATAAATTTTCCCAAGCCGGATTTTATCTTTGCTTCTAATCCAACTGCCAACAAAACCAAAAAACTTGCAAGAAGGAGGATTATTTCTATCATTTCACCCCCTCATAACTATGAAATAAATTCCACCTAATATTAAGAGAGCTATCACAACTCCAACTATTACTGATATTAAAACCTTGTTTGCTCCCATTTCATCTAGTTTCTTACTTATATTTGAACTAAAAGATTCAAATTTTTCCCAAATTTTACTGAAAAATCCTGTTGGTTTTGTTATATTGATTTCTGGCGGAGTTGGAATTTCTTCTGTTGTTGTGGTCATATTTATTGGAATATAAGGTGTTTCTTCAGCTTCTACTTCAGATACAACCTTTACTTTAACATCGGCATAATCGCTTGAGTTTTCTGATTCAACAAACAACCTAACATTGTATTCTCCAGATGATCCATATTCGGGGCTATAATAAACAAATATATTTTCACTCTGGTTTGGTTCAAGAACTATTCTTTCTGGTCTAATTGCAACCCAAATTACACTAGATTTTATATCAAAGGCACTTGTCCTTGTACCTATATTTTTGACAACGGGTTTTGTCAATTTCCCAGTACCAGATTTTATTGTTATTTCATCCTCATCTAAATCTATATCAACCCCATAACACTTCTCGGTTACAAATCTGACCAACCCTTCTCTTTTATCAGATTTTGTCTGGATGATGAAAGGTATCTCGTAAACACCTTCTTCATCTTTCGAAAAAGTGACTTCAAAATCCTGGATTTCACCGGGCCTGAGTTTTACCATATCTGAATATCCCAATTCACCTATATCTATTTCAAAACTATCCTCTCTTATCCCAGTATTATGTATGGAAATATTGAAAGATCTTTTAATACCAGTGCAGCTTCTAACCTCTCTTGGATATTCAACCTTGAAATCAAAACATTTTATCTTTCTTATATTTGTCGAAGTAGATGCAGAAGCATAACTGTTGGCGGAATTGACTTTCACCGATAAGGTGTAATATTTTTCCTCACTATTGCACATCGGTTTTATTTTTACTGGGATTATTTTTGACGCTTTTGGCTCAAGCATAAAACCCTGAATGTCCACATCTATAACATTCAACCCATCCCCAAATAGAATAAGGTTCAAGTTTTCTGGGTATTTTCCATTATTTTCAACCAATATACCAATCTCTTGTTCCTCGCAAATACAAGAAACAACTGTTGTGGGCATCAACACTCTTATTTTATGATCCTGAGAGATGTTTAATCTAAAGGATTCTTTTATCCCATCTATACTAATATTTCCAATATAAGAGTCTTTTTCAGATAACTGAGGAGTTACAAATAAATATATTGTTTTCTTTTCACCCTTTGTCATATAAATTGAATCATGGCTCAAAGAATACCAATCCTTCGGGATACCTTCTATATTTATATAATATGTACCATTTTTACCAAAGTTTGTGAGGGTTATATCATAAACCCCTATTTCATAAGGATTTACGGATATCTCTTTTGGTGTAATCTCAATGGATACACTTGTATTTTTTGAATAAACAGCGGTTGTTAGTATCAAAATCAATATCATTGTAAAAAATATGGTCTTTTTCATAACTAACCAATAAATAAAAGTTATGTTAAACATTTAATCATTTCTTTAATCAGTTTTAAGAATTTTTTCTGATATTTGGTAGAAGAATTCTATAAAAATCGAATAAAACTATGAAATAACTCATGGAATCGGAATCTATTTATAAATACTATTTCCAATAATAATGAGAAAACCCAGGACCTACGTTCTGATTAAATGAGAAACTTTAATAAACTTTATTAGATAATAAAATGTAGTTAAATAGGTGGATGAATGAGGCAAGATCTGTTGGCAGATGCCCTGATTACAATAAAAAATGCAGATGCCGTTGGAAAAAAGGAATGTATAATCCCAGCTTCAAAACTTATCGGAGAAATACTAAAAATTATGCAAAAAGAGAAGTATATAGGAATTTTTGAGTTTATAGATGATGGAAAATCTGGAAATTTCAAGGTCCATCTAAATAATAGGATAAATAAATGCAATGTGATAAAGCCTAGATATTCTGTTGGAGTAGATGAGTTTGAAAAATTCGAGAAGAGATATCTGCCGGCAAAAGACTTTGGAATCTTGATACTTACAACAAATAAGGGTGTGATGACCCATATTGAAGCAAAGAAAAATCATGTAGGTGGAAAATTATTGGCCTATGTTTATTGAGTGATTTTTATGGAAAGGGAATTTCAAATACCTGAAGGGGTTAATGTGGAGGTAGAGGGAAAAACTGTAAAAGTTTCTGGGAAGAATGGGCAATTGACAAGGACCTTCAAGTATTTCTATGATATAAAGATTACAAAGGAGAATGGAAAAGTCAAGGTTTCTTGCGGGGATGAAAAAAGGAAGGCTAAGGCCATGGTTGGCACAATTATTGCCCATTTAAAAAATATGTCAAAGGGGGTTTCAAAGGGTTACAAATATAAGATGAAAATAGTTTATTCTCACTTTCCAATGAGTGTAAAGGTTGATGGCGACAAAGTTTTAATAAACAATTTCATAGGGGAAAAGAGCCCAAGAATAGCAAAAATAGTTGGAAAAACAAAAGTAGAGGTAATAGGTCAGGATATTATATTATCTGGTATAGATAAGGAAGAAGTAGGTCAGACAATGGGAAACATAGAGCAGGCTTGTAGGATAACAAAATTTGATAGGAGAATATTCCAAGATGGCATATATTTTGTTGGTGAAGAAGATGGTTAACCCAAGAAAAAAACCAAAGTTCCTGAAGCAAGGTATAAATTATCTTAAAAGGATAAGGGTAAGATGGAGAAGACCCAGGGGGCGAGACAGCAAGTTAAGAAAAAAGGAGAAATCAAAGGGTAAAATACCAAATCCAGGATATGGTGCTCCTAAGGAAATGAGAGGTTTACATCCTTCAGGATTTGAAGAGGTTTATGTTCAAAACCTAAGAGATCTTGAGAAAATAGACCCAAAAAAACAAGTTGGAAGGTTATCTTCAACATTGGGAAAAAAGAAAAGAGAAATGATAATAAAGGAGGCCAAAGAGAGGAATATAAGATTGCTGAATGCGTGATATTATGGGTGGCTTAAAGTTGCAAAAAAGGTTGGCATCTGAAATACTAAAAGTTGGTGAAACAAAAGTTTGGATAGATCCATCACATCTAGAGGATGTTAAAAAGGCCATAAAAAGATCTGATATAAGAAAAATGATAAATTATGGTTATATAAAGGCTAAAAGGGAAAAAATAAGAGTTAAAACTGAGAAAAAGAAGAAGCAAGGACCTGGAAGTAAGAAAGGTAAAAAAGGAGCAAGAACCCCAAAAAAGAGATCTTGGATGACCACTATAAGACCTTTGAGAAAAATGCTTAAAGAATTAAAAGAAGGGGGTAAAATAGACACTAAAACTTATAGGAAATTGTATTATCAAATAAAAAGTGGTGCGTTCAGAAATAGAAGCCACTTTAAGCTATATTTGAAGCAAAGGGGGATAATAAGTGAAGATGGGACCTAAATACAAGTTGCCATTTAAAAGAAGGTTTGAGGGAAAAACCGATTATAGAAAGAGATTAGCCTTAATTAAGAGTGGAGAGATAAGGTTAGTTGTCCGGAAGTCTAACAAACACACAAAGTTGCAGATAGTAAAATATCAACCAGAGGGTGACAGGACTCTCGCATCTGCTAGCACCCAGGATCTTATAAAATTGGGATGGAAATATTCAACTTCAAACACACCTTCAGCCTATTTGGCTGGTTTATTAATGGGGATAAAGGCAAGGAAAAACAAGTTGAAGAAAGTTATCCTGGATATAGGACCCCAGGTAAGTGTTAAAGGGTCAAAAATTTACGCTGCTGTAAAGGGTGTAATTGATGCGGGTATTGAGGTTCCTTGCTCTGAGGAGATGTTTCCACCTGAATCAAGAATAAAAGGTGAAAATATTGTTAAATATGCAAAAGAATGTAATAACAAAAATCAATTTTCAAAGATCAAACCTGTCGATATGGTAAAGGACTTTGAAAAAATAAAAGAAAAGATATTGAAGGGTTGAATATGACATTGGAAGAGGATAACAAAGAGGCAATAATAGAAACAAAAAAAAGAGAAGAGATACTTACCAGTTGGAAGCCAAAAACCCAATTGGGTAGAGATGTGCTTTCAGGAAAGATAAAAGATATAAGGGAGATTTTAGACAGGGGAATAAAGATAAAGGAACCCGAGATAGTTGATTATTTGGTTCCTAACTTAAAAGCAGAACTTATTCTTATAGGTGGAAGGCCAGGAAAGGGTGGTGGTATTGAGAGGACACCTGTCAGGGTGACTGCCAAGATGCATAGGTCTGGTAGAAGATATAGATACAGTGCATTTGTGGTAGTGGGAAATGGTGATGGAATAGTTGGATATGGAAAAGGAATTGGGAAGGAGGGTAAGATAGCAATTGAAAAGGCCACTAGAAAGGCTAAACTCAACCTTATATATGTACCTACTTATTGTGGTTCATGGGAATGTGGGTGCGGAGAAAATCATTCAATTCCCTACAAGACCGAAGGTAAGTCTGGTTCTGTCAGGGTTATTCTTTTACCAGCACCAAAAGGAATAGGTCTTGCTGTTAGCATTGAAAACAGAAAGCTCTTGTCTCTTGCAGGAGTAAGTGATTTATGGATAAAGACTTTTGGAAACAGTGCCGCCAGATATAATCTCGTGAAGGCAACATTCAATGCACTCAAAAATCTTCATAGATTCAAGTCGGGTGATTAGTTTGTTTGCAGTTATTAGGGTAAGGGGAAGTGTAAATGTAAGAAAGGATGTGGAAGATACTCTTAAGATGTTGAGACTTCATAGAGTTAACCACTGCGTACTTGTCTCAGAAAATCCCCAATATCTTGGTATGTTAAAAAAGGTAAAGGATTGGGTGACTTTTGGGAAAGTTGACAAAAAAACTGTCATACTTTTATTTGAGAAGAGGGGTATGTTAACTGGAAGAAGAAAATTGGATGAAAAGTCCTTGAAAAGAATTACAAAATATGAGACATTTGAGAAATTTGTTGATGATTTGATGAAAGGGAAGATTAAGTTGAAGGATTATCCTGAGATAAAACCAGTTTTTAGATTAAATCCACCAAGAAAGGGATACAAGGCCATAAGGTTACCTTATCCAATGGGCGACCTTGGCAATAGAGGAGGGAAGATTTCTGAGTTAATTGAAAGGATGGTTTGAGTTAGGATGGAATACATTTCCCGAGTTTAATATCTCCAGACCATCTACAATTTGGCAAAGATAAACAATTTATATAATTCTTTCCAGAACAGGATGAAAATATGGTTGTTGTTGTAGTAGAAATAGTATTATAAATTGTGGATGTTGTTTGAATAGTAGTTGAAACACAATCTTGCCAATTTAGGCATTTTCCTCTAAACCAAGAAGTACATCTTCTTTCACAAAGAGTAATGGTTGAAGAATATATTGTTGTTCTTATCATAATTGTAGTTGTGGTGGTTTGAGTAGTAGATGCAACTGTTTTGATTAAATCCCATTCTATACAATTCCCCCTAAACCATCTAACACATATTTTTTCGGAAGGATGGGTTGTGGTCGTGGTGGTCTGAGTAGTAGATGTTGTCATAGTAGTCAATGGAGTAGGTGTATATTCTTCCAAAAAGATTTTTGTTTCATTACCATTTATGGTCCATACTTCCAATATTTTGTAATTCTCATTTGTTTTTTCTAATATAACAACATAACCTAATGAATTAAAATTACCAAATTCTTGGGACTGGAATAAAGTTATTGTATTGATAATCCAACCTTGAATTAAAGTTGAAACTCCAAAATATGATGACGGATTATTGACAAAATGGTATGAATTTTTATTCAATATATCATTTATATCAAATCCATCAGTTAATGATTCTATACTCATCAATATATTTCTTACAATTATTAATTGATCATTATACCATTTTGTTCCTGCGATTAAACCATCATTTCCATTACCTGCTATTATTGTTTTGTACAATCTTACTCTATCTTTATCCCATTTGCTCTTCAAGGTGGAGCTATTCCAAATTTTTTCTTGTGGTAAGGAAGCGACCAAACCTATATTACTTCCATAATAATTCCTTTTTCCCCTAATTATCCATTCCCCGTTTTGTTTCTCAAAATACGGTAATGATAAACTTTTTAATTCCTCATTCAAATCTTGAGATAGTTTATTCTTGTCGGGGTTACCAAAATATATAGATACGATAGCATCATCATTTAATTCGGAATCATTTGTATAGAAAGTATCATTTAAAGTTTTTATATTAAGTAAATATGAGATCCATGAACTTCTAATCTTAGGAAATAAAGAATCTATTATATTTATAATAAGAATATAAATATCCCCAATTGGTGGAATTCCACAGCTATAGGAAATACTATTAATAACGACTTGAATTAATTTATCCCCAGAACCTTGAACAAGATAAGTTTCTTTTAATGCTACTTCTTTGCTTAAATTTTCACTCAAATAATCTCCGGATCCAGTTATATGAAGGGATGAATAATAACCTTTGTTTAGGAATTTCTGTGTTCTATTGGCTATTGTATCTACAATTGTATAAATTGAATTAATTAGAGTTGTTGTAGTTAAAGTTGTGGTTGTTGTAGTTTTTATTGTTGTATTTGTTAAAAAATTATCTTCAAATTCAACCCAAATAGGATTTGTATAAATTCTCCAATTATTAACAGAATCGTTACATTGTACTCTATAATAACTATTAGAAGTTGGTTTCTCTATTAAAGTTTCAGATCCACTATAGCTGATCCAATTAAAATTTTTTACTAATATTTCTTTATTGCTTCCTATTTCTCCTTTATATAATAAAAGATGACATGGATTAATCAGATTGTAATCTATTTTTATAAAAATTTTATCTCCCTGAAAAATTTTAGTGGTTTCACCTATCATGACTTCAGAGTCACGGGGTGTTGATATGGAAAATTTTAATGCCCCATTATCTGTTATGTAACATTTTCCATTTTTTAATGAATTCAAAATATTACTTTTAAAAGAATCATAATCAGAATTTATTGGAACCCTTGAATAGCAACAAGTTTGAACTTTACCAAATGCATTATCCTTATCCCAATCATCAATCCATTTATTTTTAGTTATTGATTGTACCAAATCATGAATATGATTGAAATCACCATGAGCATCTGATCCAGCCTCTATAAAAACTTTCCCCCCATTTAACCACAATTCTTTAATTTTATCAAAACCTTGCTCAAGTTGATCCACCTGATATTTTTCATTCCATATTTCAAGACCTGTAAAGTTAAGAGAATAATTATACCAAGGGATTACGTTTAAACTTGAAAAAGGATGAGCAACATAACCAAAACCACCTTGATCGTTGACTTTTTTAACAACATCTTCACAGGATATACAACTACTACTACCAAATGAATCTATACAATCACTAAATATCATTGATGTTAAATTATAACCAAGATAGTGTTTTAAATCTATTATTTTTATATCCCCACAATCAATTTCTTCCCCGACAAAAATTTTGAATTTGTCGTCAGAGTAAAATAATACTTCATTCATTATTGAAGGCCATTTGTTTAAATAATTATCTAAAGTATTTGAATGATCTGTTATTATTACCCAATCTAGCCCAATTGATTTTCCTGCTTCTAATGTCGCTTTTATGGGGGCACCAAACTCTAAAATGTTATCCCCAGTATATTCACTATGATAATGGGTATCACCACAATACCAATTATTAAATTTAGGATTTTTTTTATCATCTATAATTATTTTGAGATGATCATCATAATCATCACTATCTCCACCAAGTATACCCCCAACTTCATCAAAAAATACTTGAAGATAAACTGTGCCATTCAAATTATACCATTTTCCCTTTAGGTCATATCCTGATTTTGGAAGATAAATAATGTCATACCAGTTCCCCCTATCATACATATTATATTCTTCACTCCCAACATATTTGTTATATATGACTTTTTTAAGTGGTCTATCTTTACTAAAATCATCATTCATGTCAGGATCCTCTTGATATATAGTTACACTCCCCAAATCATATCCACCACCACAAGTAGCACCTTGATTGGCATCCATAACTGAGACCAAAATAGGAATATAGTCAATATCGGGTTCAATTCTCCAAGGAGCATCAGCATAAACTTCTTTACACGGTGTATTTACATATAATAATTTAAAATTATTTTCCATATCTATTCTCCCATAACCGTACCAATTATCCTTTCCATTCTCACCTAAATCTACCGAACCTTCCTTTAATATATTCCTAATATCTTCTATGGTATAAGAATCATTATAGGATAATAAAAGGGCAATAGCACCCGCTACGTGTGAAGCAGAAAAACTAGTTCCGGAATATATGGCGTAGGTATTATTAGGGTAGGTTGTCACTATTTCATACCCAGGTGCCATTAATTCCAATTTGGGTCCATCCGAACTGTAAATAACTCTTTTATCATTAATATCAGTAGCCCCAACGGCAATAACTGTATTATATTTTGCTGGATATTGTATATCATCATCTGGATCAATATCACCACTATTACCCGCGGCAGCGATAATTATTATTCCTTTCGAATGTAGTTCTTTCAATTTATCCTCAAG
It contains:
- a CDS encoding 30S ribosomal protein S8, with the translated sequence MRQDLLADALITIKNADAVGKKECIIPASKLIGEILKIMQKEKYIGIFEFIDDGKSGNFKVHLNNRINKCNVIKPRYSVGVDEFEKFEKRYLPAKDFGILILTTNKGVMTHIEAKKNHVGGKLLAYVY
- a CDS encoding 50S ribosomal protein L6, which produces MEREFQIPEGVNVEVEGKTVKVSGKNGQLTRTFKYFYDIKITKENGKVKVSCGDEKRKAKAMVGTIIAHLKNMSKGVSKGYKYKMKIVYSHFPMSVKVDGDKVLINNFIGEKSPRIAKIVGKTKVEVIGQDIILSGIDKEEVGQTMGNIEQACRITKFDRRIFQDGIYFVGEEDG
- a CDS encoding 50S ribosomal protein L32e — protein: MVNPRKKPKFLKQGINYLKRIRVRWRRPRGRDSKLRKKEKSKGKIPNPGYGAPKEMRGLHPSGFEEVYVQNLRDLEKIDPKKQVGRLSSTLGKKKREMIIKEAKERNIRLLNA
- a CDS encoding 50S ribosomal protein L19e; this translates as MGGLKLQKRLASEILKVGETKVWIDPSHLEDVKKAIKRSDIRKMINYGYIKAKREKIRVKTEKKKKQGPGSKKGKKGARTPKKRSWMTTIRPLRKMLKELKEGGKIDTKTYRKLYYQIKSGAFRNRSHFKLYLKQRGIISEDGT
- a CDS encoding 50S ribosomal protein L18 encodes the protein MKMGPKYKLPFKRRFEGKTDYRKRLALIKSGEIRLVVRKSNKHTKLQIVKYQPEGDRTLASASTQDLIKLGWKYSTSNTPSAYLAGLLMGIKARKNKLKKVILDIGPQVSVKGSKIYAAVKGVIDAGIEVPCSEEMFPPESRIKGENIVKYAKECNNKNQFSKIKPVDMVKDFEKIKEKILKG
- the rpsE gene encoding 30S ribosomal protein S5, translating into MTLEEDNKEAIIETKKREEILTSWKPKTQLGRDVLSGKIKDIREILDRGIKIKEPEIVDYLVPNLKAELILIGGRPGKGGGIERTPVRVTAKMHRSGRRYRYSAFVVVGNGDGIVGYGKGIGKEGKIAIEKATRKAKLNLIYVPTYCGSWECGCGENHSIPYKTEGKSGSVRVILLPAPKGIGLAVSIENRKLLSLAGVSDLWIKTFGNSAARYNLVKATFNALKNLHRFKSGD
- a CDS encoding 50S ribosomal protein L30, whose protein sequence is MHSKIFIDSSRVISLFAVIRVRGSVNVRKDVEDTLKMLRLHRVNHCVLVSENPQYLGMLKKVKDWVTFGKVDKKTVILLFEKRGMLTGRRKLDEKSLKRITKYETFEKFVDDLMKGKIKLKDYPEIKPVFRLNPPRKGYKAIRLPYPMGDLGNRGGKISELIERMV
- a CDS encoding S8 family serine peptidase, with translation MKYNIILFLICLLFILNNIVFCQKINDIFFEPPKYDSKRTAFVSVLVGRAKEELMYNHNILVSEDIDLYEREIIPWGIEKINSHKFWNISKGSGIKVAILDTGIDYTHPDLKNRVKGGISFIDSDYMDYVGHGTGVAGIIAAEENGFGLIGVAPKADLYAVKVMNKDGGWLSDIIRGLQWCLDNDMDIVVISFGSKIYSKQLEDKLKELHSKGIIIIAAAGNSGDIDPDDDIQYPAKYNTVIAVGATDINDKRVIYSSDGPKLELMAPGYEIVTTYPNNTYAIYSGTSFSASHVAGAIALLLSYNDSYTIEDIRNILKEGSVDLGENGKDNWYGYGRIDMENNFKLLYVNTPCKEVYADAPWRIEPDIDYIPILVSVMDANQGATCGGGYDLGSVTIYQEDPDMNDDFSKDRPLKKVIYNKYVGSEEYNMYDRGNWYDIIYLPKSGYDLKGKWYNLNGTVYLQVFFDEVGGILGGDSDDYDDHLKIIIDDKKNPKFNNWYCGDTHYHSEYTGDNILEFGAPIKATLEAGKSIGLDWVIITDHSNTLDNYLNKWPSIMNEVLFYSDDKFKIFVGEEIDCGDIKIIDLKHYLGYNLTSMIFSDCIDSFGSSSCISCEDVVKKVNDQGGFGYVAHPFSSLNVIPWYNYSLNFTGLEIWNEKYQVDQLEQGFDKIKELWLNGGKVFIEAGSDAHGDFNHIHDLVQSITKNKWIDDWDKDNAFGKVQTCCYSRVPINSDYDSFKSNILNSLKNGKCYITDNGALKFSISTPRDSEVMIGETTKIFQGDKIFIKIDYNLINPCHLLLYKGEIGSNKEILVKNFNWISYSGSETLIEKPTSNSYYRVQCNDSVNNWRIYTNPIWVEFEDNFLTNTTIKTTTTTTLTTTTLINSIYTIVDTIANRTQKFLNKGYYSSLHITGSGDYLSENLSKEVALKETYLVQGSGDKLIQVVINSISYSCGIPPIGDIYILIINIIDSLFPKIRSSWISYLLNIKTLNDTFYTNDSELNDDAIVSIYFGNPDKNKLSQDLNEELKSLSLPYFEKQNGEWIIRGKRNYYGSNIGLVASLPQEKIWNSSTLKSKWDKDRVRLYKTIIAGNGNDGLIAGTKWYNDQLIIVRNILMSIESLTDGFDINDILNKNSYHFVNNPSSYFGVSTLIQGWIINTITLFQSQEFGNFNSLGYVVILEKTNENYKILEVWTINGNETKIFLEEYTPTPLTTMTTSTTQTTTTTTHPSEKICVRWFRGNCIEWDLIKTVASTTQTTTTTIMIRTTIYSSTITLCERRCTSWFRGKCLNWQDCVSTTIQTTSTIYNTISTTTTTIFSSCSGKNYINCLSLPNCRWSGDIKLGKCIPS